In Lujinxingia vulgaris, a single window of DNA contains:
- the nikR gene encoding nickel-responsive transcriptional regulator NikR, with product MSDLTRASIAVDAELLERFDAWITNSGHSNRSEALRDLIRQRLASEEWEQAQNAVATVTLVYDHHKRGLSKELEDVGHIHHHAIISSMHVHLDHDTCLEVITLRGAPADLKHVADHLIGMKGVLFGQAVYSALPETSAEHTTGHSHP from the coding sequence ATGTCTGACCTCACCCGCGCCAGCATCGCCGTCGACGCCGAACTCTTAGAGCGTTTTGACGCCTGGATCACCAACAGCGGCCACTCCAACCGCTCCGAAGCCCTGCGCGATCTCATCCGCCAGCGCCTCGCCAGCGAGGAGTGGGAGCAGGCTCAAAACGCCGTCGCCACCGTCACGCTGGTCTACGACCACCACAAACGCGGCCTGAGCAAGGAGCTCGAAGACGTGGGCCACATCCACCACCACGCCATCATCTCGTCGATGCACGTGCACCTCGACCACGACACCTGCCTCGAAGTCATCACCCTGCGCGGCGCTCCCGCCGACTTAAAACACGTCGCCGACCACCTCATCGGCATGAAAGGCGTACTCTTCGGCCAGGCCGTCTACAGCGCGCTCCCCGAGACCTCCGCCGAGCACACGACCGGGCACTCCCACCCATGA